GGTATTTTTACCCAAATCTCCAAGCATCTCCTTAACTATCGGCACTACCACAGTATCTCTATATACATACCCTGCCTGCGGATTATTTTTTACTTTAAATAAAAGCCCTGGAACCAATATCTCTTCACTAGTATTTTTTAGATAAATATATTTTTTGATATATATTATTTTCGGAGTTTCAAGTTCAAATTCAATCGGCTGTTTAGAATCCGGGCTATAATAATTTAAGCCGGACAATCCTCCTGCTTCCGCAACTTTTATAATTTTTGTAAAATCATTATCTAACTCATAAGTGGAACTTTCATAATTTTGCGTATAAAGATTATTTACAGAATAAACTTCATTTTCTGCAATATTTATAACAACATCCAAGCCAAGTACGCTTCCATATTCTTCGTAAGCTGCAACACCATTTATCTCTAAAGGATAGATAACTGATATATATTGAGGAACATAAATTTTCTGACCTTCGGCTTTTGCTGTTTTAAGTTGTCTTTGCCAAGACGGATCAACTCGTGGTGTACCATAGGCGCTTTTATTTATCCCATATTTACTCAGGAATTTATCTGCAATAGAAATTAACGTACTATCTTCCGGCACATTCGCGTCGCTAAAATCATTTATTTCTTTTTCTGATTCATAAAGAGCAATATATCTTTGCCAATTTCTAGTTATAGAAATCTGTCCTTCTTCAAAATTGAAATAAATTGCGTACCCATTGGCAACATCTTCTGATAAAGAAACTTGCTGTGCTTTCAGATTACTAAATTTTGAAAAATTTATAAGTCCGAGATTAAATTTACCCAAAACACTACCAACTTTTTTTCCAATATCATCTGATTTATTTCTTTTTACTACCGGTAAATCAATTTGGCTTATATCAATGTTCTCTCCGGTATATCTAAACGTATAATTTAAAAACTCGGGAGCTGGCATACCAATAGATACGCCACTGGATTGTCTACCGGCTACATTTTCTTCAGCAGAATCCGATGAAGCCATCAAAGTTCGCGGAGCAGTTGGTTGTCCACCTCCGCCATAACCCGTTGCTTCCTGAGCAATAGATTTTGAATCATCGGCAATAGTAGAAATTTTACCAAAGGCCCCTGCTTCCAACGAATCAAAACTTTGTTTAAAAGATAAGTCTACCGATTCTCTATTGTTTAGCAATACAAAGATAGCCGGAACAATAACTAACACGGCGATTAACACGCCACCGGAAACATAAGCGATTTTTTTCATAGACATAAAATTCATAAAAGCCTCCCATACCGAATACTTCGTTTCTTCTCCCAACAACTCTTGGCGTAATTTTATAGCAAAAGCTGAATTGAACTTAGTATTTGGGCAGGATACTAAAAATTTATTAATAATTTTTATTAATTCTTTTTCTTTTTGTTGAAGCTCAGGATCTATTTTATATAGATCTTCTAAAATTGTTTTTATTTTATCCATATAAATTTAACACCAGTGCCATAAACGCTGCTGATGGCATCTGCTCTTTTAATTTTTTTATTGTTCGTCCAAATATTACCTTGCAATTGCCCTCGCTTTTATTTATTATTTCGGCGATTTCCTTATATGGCATATCCTGCCATATCCTCATTATTAATATATCTCTCTCTGTGGATGACAACTTCTTTATATATTCTTGAATGTTTTGTACTTTTAATTTTGTATCCGCATCTGCTGATACATCTTCATTATTAGATAAATCCCAAGCGTCATCTATATTAGAATGCGCTCTACTGGTACGATAGTGGTCTATAACCGCATTTCTGGCAATACAATACAACCATGCAGAAAAATATTCGCCCTTAAAAGTACCAATACTTTTCCATGCTTTCATAAATACAATACTCGTAATATCCTCAGCAGTTTCCGTATGATGTGTTTTATAATAAATAAAATCATATATCTTTCGTAGATACTTATCATATAAAGTACTGGATGCATCTTTTTCTCCTTTTTGCGCATGGATAATTGTTTGTTTTTCTATGGGATCCATAATGAAGGGTCTTCTACTCTTTATAACGAAACAAAGTCTAATATCGTAACAATTACATTATACTATATTGGCCTTCCAATGCCTTAAGTCCAAAGCTCGTCAGCACGACAATAAGCCCTGAATAAAAAACGTAAATTCCAAAAGAAATTAAGTCAGATTTATCTTTCATAATACTTTTTTAATAATTACATTTAAGTAATAAACGATTTAAAGACAAAAAAGTTACAAATATGGTATTATAGATAAAAGATATAATATGCGTTTAAAGCTAAATTACATAATTATCCCCTTATTTACGGCGTTTATCGCTTATTTTGGCGGACAAATCACCAGCGCGGGTATGAAATGGTATAAAACCATAAATCTCCCATCTTTTACTCCGCCGGGGTTTGTAATCGGCTATGTTTGGACATTTATTTTTATTTGCGCCACAATCTCGGCAATTATTACCTGGAATAAATTAAAAAAAACAACTCTCGTTTCGCACTTATAACGCTTTTCTTTATCTTAAATGGTATGTTAAACTTTTTGTGGAGCTATCTTTTCTTTGATCAGCACCTTTTTTTTCTTGCTATAATTGAAGCTTCTATCCTAGGATTTTCCGTTTTAATCCTTATTATTTTTATCTGGCCCGTTTCACGTCTCGCCTCTATTCTACTTTTTCCTTATTTCGGCTGGGTAGCATTTGCCACCTACCTTACATATGCCATCTGGGTATTAAATAAGTAAATCTGGGTTTTAGGACGAAAATTATTCGCATCTTGCAAAAAAGAAAAATCTATGATAAAATACTATTTAAATAAGCTCGCATAGCTCAGTTGGTTAGAGCACAGACCTTATAATTACCGGCGGCGAATAAAATTTAAATATATGCGCGCGTGTAGCTCAGTTGGTTAGAGCACAGACCTTATAAGTCTGGGGTCGATGGTTCAAGTCCATCCACGCGCATATATTTAAATTTTTGAGCCACGACGTAATTTTACGAATGTTTAAGTCTGGGGTCAATGGTTCAAACCTGCCTCTGCGAGCACCATGGGCGATTAGCTCAGTTGGTTAGAGCGTTACATTGACATTGTAAAGGTCAGTGGTTCGAATCCACTATCGCCCACCAAAAAATCTCTGTTAGCAGAGATTTTTTGATTTATTTTATTATAACTACTATACTTTATATAGAATAACTAAATATTAAAATATTAATTATATGAATGTCATAATTTATTCAACGGCTACATGCCCATATTGCCACATGTTAAAAGAATGGTTACGAAAAAATAAAATTGAATATAGAGATGTCGCGGTAGACACTGATCAAAAAGCAGCGGAAGAAATGATAGAAAAATCAGGACAAATGGGAGTTCCTGTTACCATTGTAGAAAAAGATGGAAAAGAAAATATTGTAATTGGATTTGATAAACAAAAACTATCGGGGTTGCTTGACATAAAATAATTTTAAAAAATCGTTT
This genomic stretch from Parcubacteria group bacterium CG10_big_fil_rev_8_21_14_0_10_36_14 harbors:
- a CDS encoding NrdH-redoxin, translating into MNVIIYSTATCPYCHMLKEWLRKNKIEYRDVAVDTDQKAAEEMIEKSGQMGVPVTIVEKDGKENIVIGFDKQKLSGLLDIK